From the Papaver somniferum cultivar HN1 chromosome 2, ASM357369v1, whole genome shotgun sequence genome, the window TAGATCACTAGACGACATACATTTAGGGGAGCATAGCATGATGTGCATGCCCCAGTCATGTCAAAACTCTGAAATGATGCAACTACAATCGACCTGTACAAACATTTGGGCACTTATGATGTCAGCCGATTAATTTCTTAGAGCCAAACCTGAAGAACGCAAAATGTCTATATATGATCTTGTTCCTAGTTATGAATTTCGTTGGAATGACAAGCACCTCCAAACACAACCCCTCCGGTTCACCAGCCTAAAAAAATCCATCcttcaaaaaggaaaaataaaaataaagcatagtactagagaaagagagagaaaactGTCAATATCTCATGCCAcatcaaaaccgtaaaatcccCTGGCTAGGGTTCCCTTCTATTATAAAATGCTCATTGTGCATGGAACAAATTTGCTAAATCAGTATCCAACTGACTGGGCTTTGTAACATATCCCTCTATATGAAGAAGAAAGGGAAAAGCTAAAGATACCAACAAATTAATAGGATATTTTAAGTAAAGGAACCATCTATTTGTCACCCATCATGCTGCAATTGTTGTTAAGGGGCTCATAACTAGCCCATAGTTCTGAATAAATGACATGGGTGGTAACTGGATTCCAGACAACTTTTCCACCTATCTTGTACCCAAATGCTCCTGCATTTTGGATGAAAGAAGTATGTAACTCTATGCAAAGTGTTTTGTAactgattcatttgatatttttgaACAGGCTGTTACCAATGTTTAAGGATTATACCTGAAGTTTCAATCTCTAAGAAGACGTATCGTCAGTAACTACTTTCTTTCCCGTGTACCGCTGAAAAGAGGTAAATACCCGGAGATGAGGAGTCAATGTAAGTAATTGCATAACTGTACGAGCATCCAGAATACAATAATTTGGTGCTAGAGAGACCTATTGCCTACCTGCTTGCCCAGGGAAATGGGAACATATCTGTATTTGATCATGTGCAATATTTGTCTCTTCATGGTGAGGAAAAAGAGCACCAGCCAGTAAAAGAGAAGTATTGGCCAAAACACAGGCACGTCAAATGCACTGAAGAATGTCATGACAAAAGCAATGCAGAATGCTTTTGTGATCGAATACCTAGCAGGGGAAACAAGACACAACAACTTAAATGTTAATATCCCCCCTCTTAGCAAATATTGAACTATATCAAACAACATCAGGTGATTTACAAAATAGGAGTAAACTGAATAAGTATGAACCATAACAAGTTTATAAATCAACCAAGATAGATAACAAGAGAATAGACTCAACCCATTAACTATTCTTTCACAACTGAATCCGTGTGCGTGCAACTGTTTGGATACTGCATTAAGCTACTTACCCCCAATTaacaacaaacacaaaaaaaacaCCTCATACATCTCTCTGGTTTCTGAAGAATGCAGCTCGAAAGCTGAATATTGGCGACCCTCAAAGAATTTGAGCAATTGGAAAGTATGTCCAAGAATGATTATACTCTGAGACAATCTTAGAATTCAACTTGTTTTTTTTCAAATATGTAGGTAAGAGAATAGCCACTGCTCACAGAATACAAATCAAGTAGAGGTGCAAAATGTAAAACAAGCTCAACTACCGAATATGAATGGTTGCATCttttaatcaataaggtctcttTATATACTAACCAAATAGAACATTGGAGTTAATACGTAATCATATGGAAATTATTAACAAGTACCCTGGCTTTTCCCACCTCATCAAAAATGTGTACCTAGTTGTAAGTTTGTAACTGTGTAATCCTATCGAATGCAAATATATGAAACCACCACAAGGCACATATATGAAGGTAAAAAGTTGTATAACTCAATTAAAACTACATAAAAATTGTATAACTTCTTGTATGCAGCCATTTCCCTACACAGAAAACAAATGCCTATTGCCAATAAGTATAACAAAACTACACATCTGCAAGTATATCAACTATGGCACACTTTTAACTTATCGATTACAACCTATTTACCAGATCAATAAAACGCACTAAGTAAGTGACGCCTAAGACAGGCTACCACAATATCCTTTGTGTATGTTACTATTAAAGAATTTCCCATATCAGATGCTAAATCACAAGGACCAACTAAGCCATGCAGTTAGCATATTCCCTAATAATGACAACCGAGTTCCCTGTCAGGAAATAGGAATCAGTCAATCTGAAAATCAAacccctttttctttttcttaccgTACCTAAGGGCAAAGTTGTATGGCAAATTCATTTCCGaatcaaaaaaaatcaataagattcTAATAAGAAAGCAGCTGAATTACAACAAAAAGAATAGATTAAAGCCTAAAATTAGATAGGCAAAATTACCAGAATTTGAATTCAGGGAGACGACGAACAAAGGGACGAAATTCATCAGAACATCTAGTTGGAAGTGTTGGACCATCATCACCGGTAAtatcttgaatttctggatcaacttgtggTGATAAAAATGcaatcaagagattgagaataTAAATCCCAAGTCCATAAGAAATTATATAAAACCCTTGAAGAAAATACACACGAATCATATAAATGACAGCAACAAAACCAAATCCGATCCAGCGTCTCAAAACATGTGGTGTTGATTTATCTAATAAATATTGATATTTTATTGATACTCCATTACTCCACTCAGAAAAAAATCCTCCTGATGATTGATTTTCATCAATACCAACAGCACCAACACCAGATTCCATTGGATTCCCTCTCTCTTCTCCAACTTGTTTTAGGTTTCCTTTCTCTCTTTTatgcagagaagagaagaggggTAAAAATGCAGATCtgtgttttattttggttttctctttgtgtttttcttcattttttttttttttgttttatttacctCATGATGCTCCTAATTTTCGCTGATTAATCGGTTACATTTTGTTTCTGTGGGGAGAGAAAAAAATGGTTGACTTTGTTTCAGTGCATTGACTCGTTTGACCAGACACCGACAAAAtcagtatttatttttatttttggattggTGATTcagaatcattattatttttggatTGGTAAATTAGAAAAAAAAGTTCAGGAAACCTTCGAAAATACAAAGAtcgaccaaaaaaacaaaaaaaaaaaaaaaaacaggaaaaaaccATCCTCTAAAGAAAATGCCGATAATACAGACATAAAGACCAAAAAAACGCCACAAACAGTCGGTCCAAACCGAAAAGAAACATTATGAAATTTCAACGAGGTTCAAGAATAATCAACTTCTATTTTCttatataatcttttaaaaacacATTATGGAAATCAGGTTGTTGATACATCCAATAAGCTATTGTATGCATGATTTTTTTGGAACTAATTTAGTAAGAGTCAAAGACTTGTTGTTAAAAACTTGATTGTTCTTTTACTTCTACATGTTCCATACGATAGCAGTTGGAAGAGCTTTATGAACGAGAAATCATATAATATGATGAGAGTCTTCCTCTTAGCAAAAGATCGAGTTTTAACCCTTATCATAACGATGGAAATACGAGAATGGCGAGGAATCATATCGAAATTTTGTATTAGCTAACGCCAGGCTAGTTAACTACTAAGTATCAACAACAACCGTTAAGGCAcaacaaaaggaaaaaatgaaaaacgTGTGAATTCAGAAGGATAGCAACTAATGGGTGCGGGGATACGCCCACAAATAGGCAGAGACACAAACATTTTCGATGAGGTCGTGATTGGTTAAAGAAGAACTTCAAAAAAGAACTACGAAAGGTAGAAGGTGCAACACTTGCAGCATCGGAAAGAGAGGGACTCTCTATGCACTAAAAGTACGACGGGCAATCCCAGAAAAGGTAAGAACGAAAGAAAATGGAGGAATATAACGCAGATATGAAGAGATTATTAAAGCATACAACATGGTAGTAAGGATAAGGAAGAAATGAACTAAAGAAAAGAAGATGAACAAATAGGGTTGTCAAGGGATTAAATTCGGTCGGATTTTCACAAATCTGATTCCGACAGGcttagtgttatcagtcttagaTTATGGTAAAATTGTCGCCCCCTTTCTTGAGGGAGAAGGggcaatatatattattattattattattattcaatgaGAATATTCTGGGTCCTATAAATATGGCAAAATATAAtttattacacccccttagtcttagcgggagaggaacaaacgcTTAGACTAGTACGAAAACGAATAAATAATTGTTTAGGAAGACCCTTTGTAAAAATATCAGCATACTGATTTTCAGATGGAATGTGCAACATTCGAATGTCTCCAATGCGTAcgcgttcacgaacaaaatgaatgTCAATTTCCACATGTTTTGTGCGTTGATGTTGAACAGGATCACCATACATGTAGACAGCACTCACGTTGTCACAATACACGATAGTAGCACATCGTAGTGGTATATGTAGCTCAAGAAGTAAATTCCGGATCCAAGTTGTCTCGGCCACAACATTGGCCACGCCCCaatattcagcttcagcactaGAGCGAGAGACAGTTGTCTAACATTTGGAAGACCAAAAACAAGGTTGTCACCCAGAAAGATGCAGAAACCAGAGGTTGATCGCCGTGAATCAGAACagcccgcccaatcagcatcGGAGTATGCATGGATGCCAGAAATGGTGGATACAGATAAAAACAACCCATGATTGATAGTGCCCTGGAGGTACCGAAGTATACGCCGAAGCGCCTGCATGTGAGGTTCTCTAGGGTCGTGCATGAATAAACATACATGTTGAACCGCGTAAGATATATCCGGTCGAGTAAAAGTAAGATATTGTAATGCCCCGGCCAAACTGCGGTATAAGGTAGGATCCTTAAGAGATGGTCCAGAGGTAGCGCTAAGCTTGGAGTTGGTGTCGACCGGAGTGGCTACTGGGTTGCAGGCAGTCATGGAAGCACGAGAAATGATGTCCTTcgtatagagtgactgagataaaaacaGCCCGAAATAAGACCGAGTAGCAGTAATGCCCAAAAAATGATGTAATGAGCCAAGATCAGTCATACAGAACTCTCGTTTCATTATGTTAATAAAACGGGTGAGAAGAACATCAGTGGAGGCAGTgagtatgatatcatcaacatacaataaTAAGTAGGCAGTGTCCTGTCCTGACCGATATATAAATAAAGATGGATCACATACACTACCCTGGAAACCACAACTGATGATGAAAGTCGCAAACCGTTGAAACCACGCCCGAGgcgcctgtttgagaccataTGGAGATCTACGTAGTCGACAGACATGATCTGGACGGGTAGGATCAACAAATCCCGGAGGTTGATGCATATAAACTGTCTCAGCTAAGTCCCCGTGGAGAAAGGCATTCTTGACGTCCAATTAGTGAATGGTCCAAGATCTGGAGGTGGCAATGGTGAGAACTGTGCGAATAGTGGCGGGCTTGACGACCGGACTGAACGTCTCAAAGCAATCAACTCCAATTTGCTGTGATTTACCGTTGGCGACAAGACGGGCTTTGTGACGTTGTAATGATCCATCTGCATGAAACTTGTGTCGAAAAAGCCACATGGAGCGAATAACATGAGCACCAGGAGGTCTTGGCACTAGATCCCAAGTGTTAGTTTTCAACATTGCAATGTATTCATCTAGCATGGCTTTCTTCCAGTTTGGGTCCCGAAGGTCATATAGATGAGACTTGGGAAGACGGGagattttgtgttggatttgaacatgaaggttcAACCGGTGAGATGGACGGAATGGCAGTGGAGCTGCCGGGAGGAAAAGGAGGGACAGACTGTGGAGGGACAGTGGTAGGGGATATAGACTGTAGGGGGACAGTTGTAGAAGGTGTATAGGATGATGACGTTGTGGGAGACTCGGCAATTGGAGGAGTACAGGAAGGAGTAGAAGAATGTGCTGGTGAATTCCGGTCAGTGGAGAGGGGTAGGGAGTTGACGTCCGTGACAGGACTGGGTGAACCGGGAGCAGGTGAATGGAGACGGAAGGGGAGAGGAGATGCAGCGGAAAGAGGAAGTCGATAACTGCGATGAGGTGGGGTATATGGTTGATGGGAAACAAGAGATGCAGGTGGTGAAGTATTAGTGGATGGGTAGGCTAGAGGGATTTGAAACAGGGGAGAAATGGATTGGTTGGAGTGGTCTTGATTGGGAGAGTCACTATGGGAAGGGATATGGAAGGGGAAAACGTTTTCATCAAACGTTACAGGCGAGATAAAATGATTTTGTTAGTGGCTAGGTCGAGACAACGATAGCCACGATGATGAGGGGGAAAACCAAGAAAGACACATTTAGTGGAGCGAGGGGGAAGTTTGTGTGGGGAGGTAGCGGAAAGATTAGGGTAGCATAGACAACCAAAGGTACGTAGGTGATCATAGGTTGGTTGACGTTGGTAAAGAATTGACACAGGAGAGATGAAATTGAGGACAGTGGAGGGAAGAATGTTATGTAGATAGACGGCCATATGAAGAGAGTCGGCCCAATATTTATATGGAATGTAAGCATGAGACATGAGGGTGCGAGTGATGTCATTGATACGACGAATAATACGCTCCGCCTTGCCATTTTGAGACGAAGTGTGAGGGCAAGAGAAACGAAAGACTAAACCCGAAGTTTGagagaaattttgaaaagaagaaTTATCAAATTCACGACCCATGTCTGACTGAAAACATTTTATGTCTCGCTCAAATTGGGTTTTGACAAAGGAATGAAATTCTAAAAATTTGGAATAGACTTGAGATTTGAGTCTCAAAGGATACACCCATAGGTAATTAGAAAAATCATCCAACAGGATGAGATAATAGCGAAAACCGGTCTCAACATGTGAAGTACAAgtccataaatcactatgaataATATCAAAAGGAGCGAAAGTAATAGAATTTGAGACATGAAAAGGAagacgaacatgtttactaacttgacaagaGTGACAAAGTTTGGTAGAATGTTTCTTATTACATTGAATTAAAGAGTTGGAACGTAAATTATCTAAAATATCCTGTCCAGGATGGCTGAGGCGGCTGTGCCAGACGTCAACCGGGCACACGGTAAGAGACAGTGGAGGAGATGAGGATGAATGTGAAGATGGCACCGCAGAAGATGTGAGAGGATAAAGATCCCCAGTGCTATCACATCGAAGAAGGATCGTCCTTGAATTCAAATCCTTCACAAAAAAACCATAtggatcaaattcaacagacacatgattatcagtggtgaatttaCGAACAAAAATAAGATTTTTGATTATATCAGGAACAACAAGAGTATCTTTGAGGTGGAGTGTTCGAGAAGAGAGATTTATAGAATGGGTACCACTGGCCGTAACTGGGATAGAATTGTCGTTGCCAACTAAGATGGATTTAACATTGCTAGTGTTGAAAACAGTGTGTAACGTACCTGGATTCGCAGTAATATGTGAGGTCGCACCAGTGTCCATATAGAACATGTCGTCCGGCGACTGCAGACTCATTGAGTTGTAGGCCTGAGCGAAATCCGATGGTTGCAACATTTCAGTCGAAGGGATAACATACGCTTGGGCTTGTCTAAGAGCGGGAGAGTGTTGGCGCTGCTGGGCTTGGCGTGCACAACCAGGAGATATCCCACGGAGAGGCAGGTTGGGCTGCCAGTGGGGGACTGTTGGGTATGGGCAGGGAGGTGGAGCCCAATAGGACATCCAGGGAGTTGGGTGTGGGCCGTGGGTCGCTGGAGCTCGATGGTTGCTGGGATGGCGGAAATGGGCCGGTGTCGGCAGGAGAGGTGGGTCTGTAGAGTTCTGGTCTTGGCGCTGATTTCGCCTGCCAGGTCCAGAACGGTGATTACGCTGGCCGGAGCTGTTGGTGGAGGAGGCGGTGGCTGCCAGTGCAATTGAAGACGTCGTGGTGGTTTCCTGGGCACGTCGAATCTCTTCGGTGCACAATTGGGAACGAGCAGCATCAAAAGTTGGCATAGACTGTTGTATGAAGGATGCAACAGTGTTTTATTCCTCCGGAAGACCATTGACAAGTTGGATAACCAACCGTTTGTCATTCATGGGAAAGTCGAGATCAGTCAAACGATCCGACAATGACTTAAGTTTGTCACAGTAGTCATCGATACTAGCACAATCAACAAACTTTAGATTGACAAATTTACTTTCAAGGGTCGCAGCAC encodes:
- the LOC113346700 gene encoding protein RER1A-like, which gives rise to MESGVGAVGIDENQSSGGFFSEWSNGVSIKYQYLLDKSTPHVLRRWIGFGFVAVIYMIRVYFLQGFYIISYGLGIYILNLLIAFLSPQVDPEIQDITGDDGPTLPTRCSDEFRPFVRRLPEFKFWYSITKAFCIAFVMTFFSAFDVPVFWPILLFYWLVLFFLTMKRQILHMIKYRYVPISLGKQRYTGKKVVTDDTSS